The following proteins come from a genomic window of Diorhabda carinulata isolate Delta chromosome X, icDioCari1.1, whole genome shotgun sequence:
- the LOC130902125 gene encoding uncharacterized protein LOC130902125, whose protein sequence is MKDCFYWGVTVENLLFKGFSSKTVGGLIGQCFFVGSLAFLFEYLRYLQTKQKQKELILRVKQLKLVCTTESAALIAQTVTNPENPLNITLFDRALLFGTEISLWLLLQNLGYFIMLAVMVYNAWFLVSAVIGGALGYFIFGQMFMKINLQNCQLMRSTYCSQICGDLPAQHFRHENK, encoded by the exons ATGAAGGATTGTTTTTATTGGGGTGTAACAGTTGAGAATCTTCTCTTTAAAGGATTCTCATCCAAGACAGTTGGTGGACTCATAGGCCAGTGCTTTTTTGTAGGTTCGCTAGCGTTTCTCTTTGAGTATTTGAGATACCTTCaaaccaaacaaaaacaaaaagaattgaTATTGAGAGTAAAACAGCTAAAATTAGTATGTACCACTGAAAGTGCGGCATTAATAGCTCAAACAGTGACGAACCCAGAGAATCCTCTAAATATAACTTTATTTGACAG AGCCTTGTTATTTGGAACAGAAATCTCTCTATGGttgttattacaaaatttggGATACTTCATAATGCTGGCTGTGATGGTTTATAATGCTTGGTTTCTTGTATCTGCTGTTATCGGCGGAGCATTgggatattttatttttggacaaatgtttatgaaaataaatctccAGAATTGTCAATTAATGAGAAGTACTTATTGCAGTCAGATATGTGGAGATCTGCCAG CCCAGCACTTTAGACatgagaataaataa
- the LOC130902123 gene encoding cAMP-dependent protein kinase catalytic subunit-like isoform X1: protein MVYYYILLTFYSIFLLSVSAQVAPGVPPQRYQQPPQQYQQVPQQQYQQQVPQQQYQQVPQQQYQQQVPQQQYQQVHQQENHQIPQQQFQQVPQHQVPAHQGGTDNQRGHHHNSGPKKVLNAANVAQEAQHIQEHMDVPIDTSKMTEQELQFHYFKMHDADNNNKLDGCELIKSLIHWHEQGNKDHDDHEAKIFQDDELVNLIDPILNVDDANKDGYIDYPEFIRAQQKAAGGQAKPQA, encoded by the exons ATGGTATATTACTATATTTTACTAacattttatagtatttttctgCTCTCTGTTAGTGCTCAAGTGGCTCCTGGAGTGCCACCTCAACGATATCAG cAACCACCTCAACAGTATCAACAAGTACCACAACAACAGTATCAACAGCAAGTGCCACAGCAACAGTATCAACAAGTACCCCAACAACAGTATCAACAGCAAGTACCACAGCAACAATACCAACAAGTACATCAACAAGAAAATCATCAAATACCCCAACAACAGTTTCAACAAGTACCTCAACATCAGGTTCCTGCTCATCAGGGAGGCACTGACAATCAAAGAGGTCATCATCATAATTCGGGTCCCAAAAAAGTGCTAAATGCAGCTAATGTTGCCCAAGAAGCTCA GCATATACAAGAACATATGGATGTGCCAATTGATACAAGTAAAATGACTGAACAAGAATTACAATTTCACTATTTCAAAATGCACGACGCTGATAACAATAACAAGTTGGATGGTTGTGAACTGATCAAATCACTGATACATTGGCACG AACAAGGCAACAAAGACCATGATGATCACGAGGCGAAAATATTCCAAGACGACGAACTGGTCAATTTAATAGACCCAATATTAAACGTTGATGACGCCAACAAAGATGGTTACATCGATTATCCGGAATTCATTAGAGCCCAACAAAAAGCTGCCGGTGGTCAGGCTAAGCCGCAAGCTTAA